One genomic window of Inquilinus sp. KBS0705 includes the following:
- the glgX gene encoding glycogen debranching protein GlgX, which yields MARKIYPGKPYPLGATWDGNGVNFAVFTENATGVELCLFNNTDDTQTEERIHLLERTHQTWHCYLPDIEPGQLYGYRVHGPYDCQNGHRFNPNKLLIDPYAKAISGVIDWHDSLFGYELGSPEEDLSFSETNSAPFVPKSVVVDSHFAWEGDKHPRTPYHQSVIYEAHVKGFTQLHPDIPEEIRGTYAAIGHPACIKYLHDLGITAIELMPVHQFVADRHLVEKGLTNYWGYNSIGFFAPDIRYAGDVEPGRQVQEFKQMVKELHKAGIEVILDVVYNHTGEGNHMGPTLSLKGIDNASYYRLVDDNKRYYSDYTGTGNTLNAMLPNVLRYIMDSLRYWILEMHVDGFRFDLAATLARELHEVNRLSGFFDIIYQDPIISQVKLIAEPWDIGEGGYQVGNFPPGWGEWNGKFRDCIRDYWIGADSMLGEFGQRFTGSPDLYQDNNRKPTASINFITAHDGFTLNDLVSYNEKHNEANGEDNNDGESHNRSWNCGVEGPTDDPEINELRNRQKRNLLTTLFLSQGVPMLVAGDEFGRTQQGNNNAYCQDNEISWLNWASADKELLSFTQNLIKLRKDHPIFRRRRWFQGQPVKGKGLEDIAWFLPEGTEMEDENWNHDFARSLGVFLNGHGLHSVGTQGELITDDDFYVMFNAHHGALEYKLPEKLIMRNWTVVLDTAHPDATGQTLNQQKSILVEGRSIVLLHHPIV from the coding sequence ATGGCGAGAAAGATTTATCCCGGCAAACCCTATCCGCTGGGCGCAACCTGGGACGGCAACGGCGTAAACTTTGCCGTTTTTACAGAAAATGCTACAGGTGTTGAATTGTGTTTGTTTAACAATACAGATGATACGCAGACAGAAGAACGCATACACCTTTTAGAACGCACTCATCAAACATGGCATTGCTACTTACCCGATATTGAACCGGGACAATTATATGGCTACCGTGTACATGGCCCTTACGATTGCCAAAACGGGCACAGGTTTAACCCAAATAAATTATTAATAGACCCATATGCTAAAGCAATTTCGGGTGTGATAGACTGGCACGACTCATTATTCGGTTACGAACTGGGCAGCCCTGAAGAGGACCTGAGTTTTAGTGAAACCAATAGCGCGCCCTTTGTGCCAAAATCGGTTGTTGTTGATAGCCACTTTGCATGGGAAGGCGACAAGCACCCGCGTACCCCATACCATCAATCGGTAATATACGAGGCGCATGTAAAAGGCTTTACACAATTACACCCGGACATCCCCGAAGAGATAAGAGGCACCTATGCCGCCATAGGCCATCCTGCTTGTATCAAATATCTGCATGATTTGGGCATTACCGCCATTGAGCTGATGCCGGTACACCAGTTTGTTGCCGACCGCCACCTTGTTGAAAAAGGCTTAACCAATTACTGGGGATACAACAGCATTGGCTTTTTTGCGCCCGATATACGATACGCTGGTGATGTTGAGCCCGGCAGGCAAGTGCAGGAGTTTAAACAAATGGTAAAAGAGCTGCATAAAGCAGGGATAGAGGTTATACTGGATGTAGTATACAACCATACCGGCGAAGGCAACCACATGGGGCCAACCTTATCTTTAAAAGGGATAGATAATGCATCGTATTACCGGCTGGTAGACGACAATAAACGCTATTATAGCGATTATACCGGCACCGGTAACACATTAAACGCCATGTTGCCTAACGTGCTGCGCTATATTATGGACAGCCTGCGCTACTGGATATTGGAAATGCATGTAGATGGTTTTAGGTTTGATTTGGCCGCTACCCTTGCCCGCGAACTACATGAGGTAAACAGGCTAAGCGGCTTTTTCGACATTATTTACCAGGATCCTATTATATCGCAGGTAAAGCTAATTGCCGAGCCCTGGGATATAGGCGAAGGCGGCTACCAGGTAGGTAACTTCCCGCCCGGATGGGGCGAGTGGAACGGTAAATTCAGGGATTGCATACGCGATTACTGGATAGGCGCCGATAGCATGCTGGGCGAATTTGGCCAGCGTTTTACCGGTAGTCCCGACTTGTACCAGGACAATAATCGTAAACCAACAGCCAGTATCAACTTTATAACGGCGCATGATGGGTTTACACTAAACGACCTGGTATCGTACAACGAAAAGCACAACGAGGCCAACGGCGAAGACAACAACGATGGCGAAAGCCATAACAGATCATGGAACTGCGGTGTGGAAGGGCCTACAGACGACCCCGAAATAAATGAATTGCGCAACAGGCAAAAGCGTAACCTGTTAACCACACTGTTTTTATCGCAAGGTGTACCCATGCTGGTGGCCGGCGACGAATTTGGCCGTACCCAGCAAGGCAATAACAACGCCTATTGCCAGGATAACGAAATATCGTGGTTAAACTGGGCATCTGCCGATAAAGAGTTGCTATCGTTTACACAAAACCTTATTAAACTGCGAAAAGACCACCCCATTTTCAGAAGAAGGCGGTGGTTTCAGGGTCAGCCGGTAAAAGGCAAGGGGCTGGAAGACATTGCCTGGTTTTTACCCGAAGGCACCGAAATGGAGGACGAGAACTGGAACCACGACTTTGCCCGTTCACTTGGTGTTTTTTTAAATGGCCATGGGCTGCATTCGGTAGGCACACAAGGCGAGCTGATCACTGATGACGATTTTTATGTGATGTTTAACGCCCATCACGGCGCTTTGGAATACAAATTGCCCGAAAAGCTTATTATGCGTAACTGGACGGTAGTTTTAGATACTGCACACCCTGATGCTACCGGCCAAACCTTAAACCAGCAGAAAAGTATTTTGGTAGAGGGCAGGTCAATTGTTTTATTACATCACCCAATTGTGTAG
- a CDS encoding glycoside hydrolase family 15 protein — MEKHVYQTGLIGNCAFLAHINKNTNIEWMCWPRFDSPFVFGSLLDSKKGGEFSILPKGEYTTKQFYLENTNVLRTEVTCANGKYRVTDFAPRFFKNGRYFKPLILIRKIEPIEGTPHIIVKCDPVCDYGRAKQDRLQGSDSIEYTGCGEKMTLTSNIPLTYLMDEEYFSLNETKYLLLNYGAELDGSLNSISEEYLRETIDYWRLWIKHSSIATFYQPYVIRAALVLKIHQYEDTGAIIAASTSSLPEFPGSERNWDYRYCWLRDTYYVLTSLNHIGHFEEMERYFNYVTDISFSENDSFRYQPLYSITGKKDLTETIMTHLDGYMGNKPVRIGNQAAEHVQNDIYGQVLISLLPLYNDHRFVFSERKDSDKWIASILSKIERTIDEKDAGIWEFRNIAHIHCYSNLFQWAGCCAAEKIALTINNTELVEKARSLKERAAAHIEACYDPERKVYTHAVGSPHLDASTLQLIMMNYLDPASQKAKDHLIALENELKTEGGLFYRYIHSDDFGKPKTTFLICAFWYVEALACVGRMDDAIREFEKLLKYCNHLLLFSEDVDEQSGSQWGNFPQAYSHVGLMNAAYRIAIKLDRPIFL, encoded by the coding sequence ATGGAAAAACACGTCTATCAAACCGGTTTAATAGGCAATTGCGCGTTTCTTGCCCACATCAACAAAAACACTAACATCGAATGGATGTGCTGGCCCCGGTTTGATAGTCCGTTTGTTTTCGGCAGCTTGCTGGATTCAAAAAAAGGCGGCGAGTTTTCTATTTTACCAAAAGGAGAATATACCACCAAGCAGTTTTATTTAGAAAACACCAATGTATTACGTACCGAGGTGACCTGCGCGAACGGTAAGTATCGCGTTACCGATTTTGCACCACGCTTTTTTAAAAACGGGCGGTATTTTAAACCGCTAATTCTTATTCGCAAAATTGAACCGATAGAGGGCACACCACACATTATTGTTAAATGCGACCCGGTATGCGATTATGGCCGGGCAAAGCAAGACCGCCTGCAGGGCAGCGACTCGATAGAATATACCGGCTGCGGCGAAAAAATGACGCTGACGTCTAACATCCCGCTTACTTATTTAATGGATGAAGAATACTTTTCGCTTAACGAAACCAAATACCTGCTGCTAAATTATGGTGCCGAACTTGACGGCTCTTTAAACAGTATATCAGAAGAGTATCTGCGCGAAACGATAGATTATTGGCGGCTTTGGATAAAACACTCGTCTATCGCTACATTTTATCAACCCTATGTTATCAGGGCAGCACTGGTTTTAAAAATTCATCAGTATGAAGATACGGGCGCCATTATTGCGGCAAGCACCAGCAGCTTGCCCGAATTCCCCGGGAGTGAGCGCAACTGGGATTATCGTTATTGCTGGCTGCGCGACACTTACTATGTCTTAACATCACTAAACCACATTGGCCATTTCGAAGAGATGGAACGATACTTTAACTATGTAACCGATATTTCTTTTTCGGAGAATGATAGTTTCCGCTACCAGCCTTTATATAGCATAACCGGTAAAAAGGACCTTACCGAAACCATTATGACTCACCTTGATGGCTATATGGGCAATAAGCCTGTGCGTATTGGCAACCAGGCTGCCGAGCATGTGCAAAATGATATTTACGGGCAGGTGCTGATATCGCTTTTACCGCTGTATAACGATCACCGCTTTGTATTTAGCGAGCGTAAAGATTCGGACAAGTGGATAGCATCTATATTAAGCAAGATAGAACGGACCATTGATGAAAAGGATGCGGGAATATGGGAGTTTAGGAACATAGCGCATATACATTGCTACAGCAACCTTTTCCAATGGGCGGGCTGCTGCGCGGCAGAAAAAATAGCTTTAACCATAAATAATACCGAGTTGGTAGAAAAGGCCCGCTCGCTTAAAGAAAGGGCAGCGGCACATATCGAAGCCTGCTATGATCCGGAACGCAAAGTTTACACCCATGCCGTAGGCAGCCCCCATCTTGATGCCAGCACCCTGCAACTGATAATGATGAATTACCTCGACCCGGCATCACAAAAGGCAAAAGACCATTTAATTGCCCTCGAAAACGAACTTAAAACGGAGGGTGGCCTGTTTTACCGCTATATACACAGCGATGATTTTGGCAAACCAAAAACTACATTTTTGATATGTGCATTTTGGTACGTTGAGGCCCTGGCCTGTGTGGGCCGCATGGACGATGCCATACGCGAATTTGAAAAGCTGCTGAAATATTGCAACCACCTGCTGTTGTTTAGCGAAGATGTTGACGAGCAATCGGGCAGCCAATGGGGTAATTTCCCCCAGGCCTATAGCCATGTGGGGTTAATGAATGCCGCTTACCGCATAGCCATAAAGCTGGACAGGCCGATATTTTTATAA
- a CDS encoding GTPase Era gives MAHKAGFVSIIGKPNAGKSTLMNALVGEKMSIITPKAQTTRHRILGIVNEEDYQIVFSDTPGIIKPHYALHESMMHQVDGSIVDADLILLVTDINEQYDEQDVFKKLEGSTAPLVVLINKIDLSTEEEVKEKVEYWQDRLKPVAVFAISALHDHNIKAIMDFVLEHLPEHPAYYEKDALTDRNDRFFASEMIRAQIFKQYKKEIPYSTEVIVTAFVEGEKLHRISAEIIVERDSQKNIIIGNKGEMLKIVGTYARRDMEDFFQKKIFLEMFVKVIPDWRSKKNYLKKFGYE, from the coding sequence ATGGCACACAAGGCAGGTTTTGTAAGTATAATTGGTAAGCCCAACGCGGGTAAATCAACCCTTATGAATGCCCTTGTGGGCGAAAAAATGTCTATCATCACACCCAAGGCGCAAACCACCCGCCACCGTATTTTGGGTATTGTTAACGAAGAGGATTACCAGATCGTATTTTCGGACACCCCCGGCATCATCAAACCGCACTATGCCCTGCACGAGAGCATGATGCACCAGGTGGATGGTTCTATTGTGGATGCCGACCTTATTTTACTGGTTACCGATATTAACGAGCAGTACGATGAACAGGACGTATTTAAAAAGCTGGAAGGCTCGACAGCCCCGCTGGTAGTGCTTATTAATAAGATAGACCTATCAACAGAAGAAGAGGTAAAGGAAAAGGTTGAATACTGGCAGGACAGGTTAAAGCCCGTAGCGGTTTTTGCCATATCGGCCCTGCACGATCATAATATTAAAGCTATTATGGATTTTGTGCTGGAGCACCTGCCCGAGCACCCCGCTTATTACGAAAAAGACGCCCTTACCGACAGGAACGACCGCTTTTTCGCATCAGAGATGATACGGGCGCAAATATTTAAGCAATACAAAAAAGAAATTCCCTACAGCACCGAGGTAATTGTTACCGCCTTTGTTGAAGGCGAAAAACTGCACCGTATAAGTGCCGAGATCATCGTAGAGCGCGACTCGCAAAAAAACATCATTATAGGTAACAAAGGCGAAATGCTTAAAATTGTTGGCACCTATGCACGCCGCGATATGGAAGACTTTTTTCAGAAAAAGATATTCCTGGAGATGTTTGTAAAAGTGATACCCGACTGGCGCAGCAAAAAAAATTACCTGAAAAAATTCGGGTACGAATAG
- a CDS encoding mechanosensitive ion channel gives MEKYINIWSKQLPPWLWNGVIIAFVLIIGFIINAFVKLLLNYYKNKKDGEYSFLRSFVTHFSRPLNHFIPLLVLNILLPYFSLKDVYADDVKKWLGIFLLISFASLLLNAIRILEDYVYYKYDFNKADNFRERKIRTQLQFIRKLATALIILITLSLILMSFESVRKLGAGLLTGVGIGGIIIGFAAQKSLGNLLAGFQIAFTQPIRIDDVLVVEGEWGKVEEITLTYVVLNIWDQRRLILPINYFIEKPFQNWTRSTSELLGTVFLYVDYSVPTDELRQELTRLLNASELWDKRVGILQVTDVKDGTVELRALVSAKNSSNAFDLRCYVREHLIQYLQQNFPGSLPKTRLLKEAENS, from the coding sequence ATGGAGAAATACATCAACATATGGTCGAAACAATTACCGCCATGGCTTTGGAATGGGGTAATTATTGCCTTTGTGCTGATCATTGGCTTTATAATAAACGCTTTCGTAAAGCTGCTTTTAAACTATTATAAAAATAAAAAAGACGGGGAGTACTCGTTTTTAAGATCATTTGTAACACACTTTAGCCGGCCATTAAACCATTTTATACCTCTGCTGGTACTAAATATATTGTTGCCTTATTTTTCATTAAAAGATGTATATGCCGACGATGTAAAAAAATGGCTGGGGATATTTTTGCTGATATCATTTGCCAGCTTATTATTAAACGCTATACGTATACTTGAAGACTATGTGTATTACAAGTACGATTTTAACAAGGCGGATAACTTTAGAGAGCGAAAGATAAGGACGCAGTTACAGTTTATAAGAAAGTTGGCTACCGCGCTCATCATCCTTATTACCCTATCGCTGATACTGATGAGTTTTGAAAGTGTAAGGAAACTGGGAGCGGGCCTGCTTACAGGTGTAGGTATTGGCGGTATCATTATTGGTTTTGCGGCGCAAAAATCGCTGGGGAACTTGCTGGCCGGTTTCCAGATAGCGTTTACACAACCCATACGCATTGATGATGTATTAGTTGTTGAAGGCGAGTGGGGCAAGGTAGAAGAAATTACCCTTACCTATGTGGTGCTAAATATATGGGACCAGCGCAGGCTGATACTCCCTATTAATTATTTTATTGAGAAGCCTTTTCAAAATTGGACCAGAAGCACATCCGAACTATTGGGCACCGTTTTTTTGTATGTTGATTACAGCGTACCAACCGATGAACTCAGACAGGAACTAACACGCTTATTAAACGCATCTGAACTGTGGGACAAGCGCGTTGGCATATTACAAGTTACCGATGTCAAAGACGGCACGGTTGAGCTACGGGCGTTGGTAAGTGCTAAAAATTCATCAAACGCATTTGATCTGCGCTGCTATGTGCGAGAGCACCTAATACAATACCTGCAACAGAATTTCCCGGGTAGCCTGCCAAAAACCCGTTTGTTAAAAGAGGCGGAAAATAGCTGA
- a CDS encoding amino acid permease: protein MYRTNDTALKNLFRSTRFTFQIILLNSFRPITIKHTFILTDQPVASPGTTESLKRTIGVFGLACAIINITIGTGIFILPALVAEHLGAAAIICFLICGLLIFLIGLCFAEVGSKVTGSGGTYAYIEAAFGPWMGFLANNIFWLSCCLSDAAVANGLSKTLGYFYPPLDTTLRPLFFLLLIGIFTWINIRGSKGGVNLVIAATIAKIVPLVLLVVFGISHISVANLNWTSSFTFGSLSSATLIIFYAFIGIENAVANSGEFKNPSRVVPLGILSGLFFVLLLYIAIQLVTQGILGTQLSLYKDAPLAEVSKRLFAYTGIILITVGAAVSMLGSLSGAILAIPRVLFAGSKNGIFPEFLGDVHNKYITPHKAIIFYATIDYLFAVFGAFKQLVILSTAFVLLIYLGVVLASIKLRYTGPQQSENTFTTPGGLTVPILATITIMWLLYSLTNPEIIGMIIALAALSTIYLLMKLYKNQTKRKLGTS from the coding sequence ATATATCGAACCAATGATACTGCGCTTAAAAATCTGTTTCGTTCTACCCGTTTCACATTCCAAATCATATTGTTAAATTCGTTTCGGCCTATTACAATCAAACATACTTTTATTTTGACTGACCAACCAGTAGCCTCTCCCGGCACAACCGAAAGTCTTAAACGCACCATCGGTGTATTTGGGTTAGCCTGTGCCATAATTAACATTACCATCGGTACAGGAATATTCATATTACCTGCCCTGGTTGCCGAACATTTAGGTGCTGCCGCGATTATCTGTTTTTTGATATGTGGTTTACTGATTTTTTTAATTGGCCTTTGCTTTGCCGAAGTTGGCAGTAAGGTTACCGGTAGCGGCGGCACATACGCCTACATCGAAGCCGCGTTTGGCCCATGGATGGGTTTTTTAGCGAATAATATTTTTTGGCTTAGCTGCTGTTTGTCTGATGCTGCTGTTGCAAACGGTTTATCGAAAACGCTTGGCTATTTTTATCCGCCGTTAGACACCACTCTGCGGCCCTTATTCTTCCTGCTGCTTATAGGTATTTTTACATGGATAAATATCCGCGGATCAAAGGGCGGCGTAAATCTTGTTATTGCGGCAACTATTGCCAAAATAGTTCCGCTTGTTCTACTTGTGGTTTTTGGGATAAGCCATATTTCAGTAGCAAATCTTAACTGGACAAGTTCATTTACTTTCGGTAGCTTAAGCTCCGCTACGCTTATAATTTTCTATGCCTTCATCGGAATAGAAAATGCCGTTGCCAACAGCGGTGAATTTAAAAACCCATCCAGAGTAGTTCCCTTAGGTATTTTGTCAGGACTTTTTTTTGTGTTATTGCTGTACATCGCTATACAACTTGTTACGCAAGGTATATTGGGCACTCAATTATCACTATACAAAGATGCCCCGCTTGCTGAAGTGTCCAAAAGGTTGTTTGCTTACACAGGAATTATTTTGATCACCGTTGGTGCTGCAGTTTCGATGCTTGGAAGTTTAAGTGGGGCTATACTTGCCATACCGCGCGTTTTATTTGCCGGCTCAAAAAATGGCATTTTCCCTGAATTTTTAGGAGATGTGCATAACAAATACATAACCCCACACAAAGCAATTATATTTTACGCAACTATCGATTACCTTTTTGCAGTGTTTGGCGCATTTAAACAACTGGTGATTTTATCAACGGCTTTTGTATTGCTGATATACCTTGGCGTTGTGCTCGCTTCAATAAAACTTAGGTATACCGGGCCGCAACAATCCGAAAACACATTCACCACGCCAGGAGGGTTAACAGTTCCAATTTTAGCTACCATTACTATTATGTGGCTGCTTTACAGTTTAACTAATCCCGAAATAATTGGAATGATTATAGCACTTGCCGCCCTTTCTACAATTTATCTGCTGATGAAACTGTACAAAAACCAAACAAAACGCAAATTGGGAACATCTTAA
- a CDS encoding response regulator produces MLNIELDVFSSSGDVLQEIRQRKPDLLVIDFILNDDNGGGLCHQVKSDMQLHELPIILLSEYTTLDRIASKFGCSTVVNKPISQPDLYENINNLLQQQAVS; encoded by the coding sequence TTGTTAAATATCGAGCTTGATGTGTTTAGCTCGTCCGGGGATGTGTTGCAGGAAATAAGGCAGCGAAAACCCGACCTGCTGGTGATTGATTTTATATTGAATGATGATAATGGCGGTGGATTATGCCACCAGGTAAAATCGGATATGCAATTGCACGAGCTGCCGATAATATTACTATCAGAATACACTACTTTAGACCGTATTGCCTCTAAATTTGGCTGTAGCACGGTTGTAAACAAGCCGATAAGCCAACCCGATTTATATGAGAATATAAACAACCTGCTACAGCAGCAAGCTGTTAGTTAA
- a CDS encoding acyltransferase translates to MSTDTTYLPPKRHYEILDGLRGVAAIIVVIFHVLETYSGDRFHQKINHGYLAVDFFFLLSGFVVAYAYDDRWGKMTQWDFYKRRLIRLQPMVIVGTIIGAILFYFQASPVYPLIADTPLWKMLLVMLLGFTMLPLPVSMDIRGWQEMHPLDGPAWSLYFEYIANILYAVIVRRFSKTLLWIFVLASAVFLVQYLVTSPQGDVIGGWALDANGMHVGFARLLFPFFGGVLLCRMDKLIRVKNAFAISSLLLIIAFAIPRLGDSTNVLPNGIYECVVILLVFPVIVAIGAGGSMVGGYSTKLCKFLGAISYPLYITHYPLIYLHQGWVVRNHVPMQTGLLVGVLVLITAIAIAYASLKLYDEPVRKWLTEKFLRKQG, encoded by the coding sequence ATGAGTACCGATACAACCTACCTGCCGCCTAAACGACATTACGAAATATTAGACGGCTTGCGCGGCGTAGCTGCTATCATTGTGGTTATTTTCCACGTGTTAGAAACCTACTCGGGCGACCGCTTTCACCAAAAAATAAATCATGGCTATCTGGCGGTCGATTTCTTTTTCCTGCTATCTGGCTTTGTGGTTGCCTATGCTTATGACGACCGCTGGGGCAAAATGACCCAATGGGATTTTTACAAACGCCGGCTTATACGCCTGCAGCCAATGGTTATTGTGGGTACCATTATAGGTGCCATCCTGTTTTACTTTCAGGCAAGCCCGGTATACCCGCTAATTGCCGATACGCCCTTATGGAAGATGCTTTTGGTGATGTTGCTGGGCTTTACCATGCTACCCTTGCCTGTATCAATGGATATTCGAGGATGGCAAGAGATGCACCCTTTAGATGGCCCCGCCTGGAGTTTATATTTTGAGTATATAGCCAATATATTGTACGCGGTAATTGTGCGCCGGTTTTCTAAAACGCTGCTTTGGATATTTGTATTAGCCTCGGCGGTATTTTTGGTGCAGTATTTAGTAACCAGCCCGCAGGGTGATGTTATTGGCGGCTGGGCGCTTGATGCCAACGGCATGCACGTTGGCTTTGCGCGCTTGCTGTTCCCGTTTTTTGGCGGGGTGCTGCTATGCCGTATGGATAAGCTTATCCGCGTAAAAAACGCGTTTGCCATAAGTAGCCTGCTGCTTATAATAGCCTTTGCCATACCACGCTTAGGCGATAGCACCAATGTATTGCCAAATGGCATTTACGAGTGTGTAGTTATTTTATTAGTATTCCCCGTTATAGTTGCTATAGGTGCCGGTGGTAGTATGGTAGGTGGTTACTCTACAAAGCTTTGTAAGTTTTTGGGTGCCATAAGTTACCCGCTTTATATTACACATTACCCTTTAATATACCTGCACCAGGGCTGGGTGGTACGCAACCACGTGCCTATGCAAACCGGCCTGCTGGTTGGTGTACTGGTACTCATAACGGCCATTGCCATTGCCTATGCATCGCTTAAGTTATATGACGAACCCGTGCGCAAATGGTTAACAGAAAAGTTTTTGAGGAAGCAGGGGTAG
- a CDS encoding molybdopterin-dependent oxidoreductase has translation MRKKRTMNRRQAILAGLTSAGALLLSGCLKKLPPTYGNILRMGDNLTYISQRSLLSQRALATEYQKSDITSFPVTDIGDPANPASTKAYSKDYQQLQHNNFKDFVLTVEGSVAKPRKYSMDDLKKLGARTQITRHTCEEGWSAIAEWTGVPLSALLKDAGILQSARFVCFYGFDNYSESIDMLDAFHPQTILAHTMNGEDLPARNGAPLRLRVETQIGYKNVKFLQRIIVTDKFTDPAGDIKAGWSWYTGI, from the coding sequence ATGAGAAAAAAAAGAACGATGAACCGGCGACAGGCCATTTTAGCCGGACTAACCTCGGCAGGGGCGCTGTTGCTTTCGGGGTGCCTTAAAAAGTTACCGCCAACCTATGGCAATATTTTGCGCATGGGCGACAACCTTACCTATATAAGCCAGCGTAGCCTGCTTTCGCAGCGTGCCCTTGCTACAGAATATCAAAAAAGCGATATAACCAGTTTCCCGGTAACAGATATTGGCGACCCTGCCAACCCCGCCAGTACAAAGGCATATAGTAAGGACTATCAGCAACTGCAGCACAATAATTTTAAAGACTTTGTACTTACTGTAGAAGGCTCGGTTGCAAAACCACGTAAATATTCGATGGACGACCTTAAAAAGCTGGGCGCACGAACTCAAATAACCCGGCACACCTGCGAGGAAGGTTGGAGTGCCATAGCCGAATGGACCGGCGTGCCGCTAAGCGCGCTACTAAAGGATGCAGGCATATTACAATCCGCACGGTTTGTATGCTTTTACGGTTTTGATAATTATAGCGAAAGCATTGATATGCTGGATGCCTTCCACCCCCAAACCATACTGGCCCATACCATGAACGGTGAGGACCTACCCGCGCGCAATGGTGCGCCGCTACGCCTGAGGGTTGAAACACAGATAGGCTACAAAAACGTTAAATTTTTGCAGCGCATAATTGTAACCGATAAATTTACTGACCCTGCCGGCGATATTAAGGCGGGATGGTCCTGGTACACGGGGATATAA